The sequence GCACAGACCCTAAAAATCTCTTAATCAGAGCTCTGACAGCGAATTTAATCAATTAAACTTTTGATTCTCCAAACAGTTTGTCAGGAATTTgaattcagatttaaaaagcaattttttgaggttacctaatttttttcagattcttgtGATTGATGAAGCTGACAAAGCGCCTCTACACGTGATcgctattttgaaaagtcttcTCGACACAGGAACATTGGTGCTTGGAGATGGGAGAACACTTCGTCCAGCAAGTTCTTTCACAGAAGCTGATAAAACAAATGATCGCATTGTTCCAATTCATCCCAACTTTAGAATTATCATGCTTGCCAACAGACCTGGATTCCCATTCCTTGGTAATAAGacaccaaaaattgtttttttcaattttcttgccTTTCAGGCAACAATTTGTTTGCTGTACTTGGTGATCTGTTTGCAATTCACATGATTGATCACCCAGGAAGAGATAGTGAACTCGCAATGATTAAGAAATTTGGACCAACGGTTCCTGTAAAAACTCTTAACCaacttttaacaattttcaacgagCTGCGCGAAAAAACTGACCAAGGACTTTTACAGTATCCTTACTCGACTCGAGAACTTGTTAATATTGTTCGCCATTGCAATGTGAGTTTAATTAACATTtcgtttctaaaaaaaattaaaaatatatatttaaggAATTCCCAACGGATCCCCTACCAGAAGTTTGTCGAAATGTGTTTGACTTTGATTCATACAGTGAAGACACCATTGCCACAATTCATGAAGTATTCCAGAAGCACGGAGTACCTTTAGGCTAgtcacttttttgtattttgtattttatcaTAGGTTGTATTGTTGAATTATTTCTTAGATAATGAACCATTTTGCTTGTATTCTTGTTAacgttttaaaagttttcaggtGTAATAAGAACCGGTGAAAGTCTGTCTATAATGGAGAGAATCCCATTGGGAGAAATGAAAACTATCGGAAAATGGTCAAGACAAAAAGTCGAATTTCCAAAGTCGTATGGGTTCAAGACGCCGGTGGCTGTGGAAATTGAGCGGccagaaaaaatggaattcgGTTTACGCAAGTTGGACAAACAGAGCAACAGAAACAATGTTTTCTCGGAGTTGCATTGTGTCTGGAAGTTGCCTACTGACGAGTCAAACATAATTTCGGATGGTATTCGTATCAATGATGACTTGCTTGTTGCAAGTGTGAATCCTCCACGCCTATATCATTGCAAAGATTTTATGGATACAGAATCGGTAATTTtgcttatcaaaaattaaataaacagtttcaaaaatatatatgctctggaaaacttaaaaaacgttgaattcaaaaaaagttcttgaACCCTATAGTTgtcatttgaattttatgggGTTACTCAAGTAATGTTGagaaatgtatttaaatacatttatgacgtcacgactgtattaaaatacatgtttaatgtattttataacagttgtgacgtaatttttttatacattttaatttttcaacactatttaaataaccccattactaaaaaatttttaatattatatcaattttcagaacaagatttattttttccgaacccacatttccgattttcaggtTGACGAAATCAACATACACAAGATTATCCCTCGTTTTCGTGCAATTAACAAACCACGAATTAGACTAGCATATCTTGGTGGAGACAATGTGCTGCTACACGAAGAAGAGGTATGccttttccaataaaatatGTAGAATTACTTGATTTCAGGCGAACTTCACAGCGATCATCAGCTTGCCCGACAAAATGGCGGCTGTTGTTACAAAGCAAACGAGTTTGGGTGAAACGCTTGGAGCTAGTAAGTGCATGTTgtaaactttattcaaaataccTATATTTCAGTGTTTACCGGTTCCAATTATTCATGGAGATTATCAAATCAACAAAGCAATCACGCTTTGCTTTATGAGTGGTATGCATTTGAACGCAGTCCTTTTTACAATGTATGTGTTTCAGTGGAGGGCGCGAAATGCTGGTGTATACCGATGAAAAACACGGAGTCACTGTCCAGAACGGCACGGTACCGTTTAACATCAAACGAGTATTTGCTTCAGCTCCTCAACAATGGACTGTAGTTTCAATGGTAAAATAATATAACATTTATTCCGGTTCAATCATCACTGTGCTTCTAGGAAAATGAGAACTATCTTCTGAAGGTGGAACTCGGAAATTTTACTTTGGAGAAAATTGACAACGATTTGGAAGGCGGCCTAGATACGGTTGCAACAAAGTTGGACAAGAATGCAATGACTTTAGTTGCCGAGCCATACTACTTTGTTCAAGGAAACCATGTTAGTTGTTCTTATCAACTAATAATATCGAATGTAAACTCAACTTTCAGTCTGGAAGTGTTTCCGGCGTACTCCgaaagaaatctgaaaatacgTTTCATAAACGGCCGTATAGCTTTACTGACGATAGAATTGCTGCAAATGATGTGAGCAgggaaaatgcatttttgggCAGTACATTGGTTCGTGCAGTACCTGGGTTCATGACTCCAACGGAATGTGTCGAAGAGAGTGAGTTATattattatatatttaaatgtttctaaattaaatCATCATGTGTATTGAACAAATacaatgaatttatcaaaatattagGTTGGCGGGAAAATCCTGTcctattttttaatcatttattTCTCAAAGCAAACTCAAACTAGAAATCAGTTATATACTCCATCATGTTCAACAATGTCCTGCCAACCTAATACATAGAATGCCTATTTTACAGAAATAAGGCCATTCGATTGTATTGGATTCCTCGAGACAATCGATAcggaaagaaagaaaatctGCTATGTACCGGTTCCGCATAGTGGGAATATCAGTTTATACCAGTTAGTTTCATAACTGGTGCAACATGTTctattctaattttcagagactGGGTAGCTTCAATCACCAAATCCGCATTCCATATTGTTCCATGGGACAATGATAAAGTTCTCACTGTTGACAGCTCTGGAAGCATTCGTTCTTTCGAATTAAGAATGTCGAcattggaaaaatcatttgatgACTGGAAGCGGATGACTGGAGGGGCGGATGATGAGAAGTTGAGAATGGAGTTTGATAGAAAACCAGACGACGTAGACTTTAATAAACTTGATGAGCCAAAACTCGGAAAGTGAGTAATAGTGTATAGAAGCGCTTCTTCAACTTGATTTTTGTCAGGATCGACCCCAACAATGCACCTCATCACGGTGGAAATCAATGGATGGGAGGAACTGGTGGATACAATACTGCAGGTCTCGGAGGAATTGGAGGGCCGTTCAGACTTGACGCAGGTCATGATGTCCATCAAATGCCAGATTTTGCTAAGCAACAAGTCCCGAAGCACATATTGAAAAAAGCCCGGGAGATTGCAAAAGTAGAGTATGCAAAGAAATTGAGGGTACGTGACAGTTTTTTTATAGGAagttaaataaatgttttaaggAAATCAACATGTCGGAGTATGACGCCGATGCCTATGAAAAAGTGTGGAACAAAGTTCAAGCTCCATCAAGAAAACTAGCATCTGTGATTGACCAATTGGAGGTACGCTAAATTCAacattgtgatttttcaaaccatgatttttaggcaaagaaaaaagaaagagaatgGACAAAGCATCAAACTAGCGGAGATTTGGATGacggaaaattgattgaagGAGTCACCGGAGAGCAGAATATTTACAGGTAAATTTGGTTATacttaaaattacaaaatgcaaatttccTACTTCCAGGCGACGCATCGACAAAGTTCCAGATCCGGGAGCTCCACAAACAAAGCCAAAACGCCTGAAAGTATGCTTGGATGTTTCTGGTTCCATGTACAGATTTAATGGATATGACCAGAGACTCGTGAAGTCACTTGAAGCAGCCTTGATGACAATGACTGCACTTGATGGAAAAACGGACAAAGTGCAGGTTTgtgattctaaaaaatttctattaaaGAAACCCAAAAAACTTGTTCACGATTACTCTTGaacttcaaatattattttcagtacGACATTATTGGACATTCTGGAGACTCTCCATGCGTGTCATTTGTAAAGACCGATCATCATCCCAAAAACAACAAAGAACGTCTGGATACATTGAAACGCATGATTGCGCATACGCAGGTaatgaagttttcaattgttaTCTGTGTAAATAAAtgcttttattttcagtactGCGTCAGTGGTGACAATACGGTAGAGAGTTTACAATTTGCAATCAAAGAATTGGCCGCAAAGAAAGATGATTTTGATGAAACCGTTGTCATTTTGGTGTCAGATGCTAATTTGGAAAGGTAAgagtttttgtaaattaaataGAGTTGATACTTTAATAGGCTTTTTCATTATATTCAGGTATGGAATTCAACCAAAGGAATTGAAAGATGCAATGGCTAAAGAGCCAAATATCAACTCATTTGTCATTTTCATTGGGTCGCTCAGTGACGAAGCCGACCAGCTACAACGAGAGTTGCCTGTTGGAAAAGCTTTTGTTTTAAAAGACACTTCTGAGCTTCCAAAAATTATGGAGACCATTTTCTCATCAACTATTGCTCAATAGTgaacttttattttgttttagcTGTTACCCTCATTTAGAATTACAACGAATAAATATGTATATTTGATTCAGTCAAGATCAGATTAGAGTACGATATaatgaaatgaaaacattttttttgtgaaaacaaaacataatCGGAATGTCGAGATATTTGCATGACGCAACTGCTTCTCAAGGTTATTCATGTGATCAGCGCAAGATCCacataaattgttttccagaaaCATTATGCAATGACATGTGTTATTTGTCTTGCGTtggtaaattcaaattataaaatagCTTGTTATGAAATACATACTATGGAAATATAAACttaaattaaatcaaatttaagtttttggtaattttttaataatttttttttttcgatagctTTGTGCTGGGAGCACTTCAAGCATAGTTGTGGGTTTTTGGAACTAAAGAAGCAAAGTCTCAGGTTTTGGTATTTCCTCTTCAATACAtgtgccaattttttcaagacaaTGGTTAATATTTTCTGGTAATGAAAAGTGCATGTTCACTAATACAAAGTGTTAGTTTCAAGCTTGATGCCATAATTAGTCTAAACATCTAATTTCCACTTATTTCTGTAAGTAACtgcaaatattttaatttgctCATCAGATTGTCattgaacatatttttatgcaaaaaaaaatgtcattcATTGCAGACGACATACATCGTTGAGAAGAACAATTAGTTAAATTCTGTAACTGAAAGCATATCTTTGATAAATAATGCGGGCAGTTTTTTGGCGTTTGGAATAAACTCTTTTTAGGAGAAATTCACAGTGTAGTAGGAAATAAAAACTGAGAAGGGCACTATAGAGAAGCACTATAAAAGttgggaagaagaaaaagttggcggatatcttcaaaaaaaaacgtatttcccagaaaataaaaatttttgcagactATCCCAGAATGAAGCAAGGTGTTCGAGAGCATCGTGAAGCACATCGgtaaattctcaaaaagtataaaaatatagagtgaagtttttgaacatttttagcgTAATATCACTGGTTTACATGAGAAAAACGACTTTTAATAATGGTAActtatttatcaaaataattaaagtttttatgCCGCAGGATGCGACCTACTTCCGCTCTTGTTCCCtgctgttttgaaaatatatatttactGTTTTACAAAATGCTTCATCTCTGGTCATTATCTTGACTTGTTTTGATCCCTTTCTACACCGACTCGTGACTCCTGTAGTCATCCCCTTTCCCAATTCTAATAGATTTCACCTTCAGAACAGACCATTGAAGATTGTAATTAAAATCGCTCAGAAAACGAAGAGGTGAAATATGCAGATAAATAAGCCGGCAGGATACTATTTGCcgcgaaacttttttttgggcgtCCCATCGTTGCCAGTGTCTCTACAGTTGTCCGAACGGGGGCTCCGTCAACGCAATTGTCCGGATAACCTTGGGCGTCATGCCATCAAACGAAAGTCCGCGATGAGATTCTGCTGGTCCTGAGTGAACGCGTTCCACGTTTTTTATGCATTGCTTACTCTAAGAAAGAAGTTTTCTCATCCATCATTTCGGTTTCTTCCACCCAAGGAcacattttggtttttttccttGATTGTGTTGGCAAAACAAAAACCGGTGGACCTTAACAAAAAGTAAATACACGGTTTCTATTCCACAGTTTGCTGAGATTTTGCGGAAGCGCAtccgaaaaaaactgaatgaaaAAAGCGAGTTTTCTCCGCAatcattcactttttcttttttttcttcccaaTAAGaccaaacatatttttttgtttattttatttattcattcgaAACAGTATGCCGTCGACACCGTCTTCATATCTACCTATCCAAActagtttttgcaaaaacgaTTTAcggtgaattttcaaatggcAAATGGCACCATCTGTTGCACAAGATGAAAGAAATGgcaggaaaaaaaagatgcgGATGGGTAGATTGGAACACCAGACAGCAATGAAAGCTAGAAGACGAGATAAAGGAAAAGGAACCTGATTCGTTGCACTTTAGTGTTTCAACACTGTTTAATGCGAGGTTTTAAACAGAGATTATGAGCAGAgatgtttcagatttttgagataatagtacagaagtgaaaatttaagttttctcACTTCGccaggaaattttttaaaaaacaaattaactTTACATACTTTGAGGCTCACaagtaaaattaaaagttatcaaaaaatctcaaaacatttcaactcTTCACATCAAGTTGTGCAAAATTTCTTATCattatcaataatttcaaattggaaCCATGTGTTGAATTTGCACAGAATCCACTGGTACCTACTAACTTAAATCATTAACTCGATTATCTGGAAAAATGCATTAATTGGAAAGACTAAATGGACAAATTACCATtctaaaaacacatttttttagaattttcaaatatcaattATCAAGAGTTTTGAATTATTGGTTTGATGAGTTTTTCAAGGTGTTAGAACgcgactttttaaatttaaagataaACACATAAGAACTGatcgaattgttttttgttgttatttttttgttgtcagtttttgaaataaccgTGTTGAAatcataataataaatttgttgaattatacttctaaacttctaaaaacgttttacacattttttttccaaatatgaCCCTAACTGAACCATGTCATGAACCTTGTAGAGCAAAGGATTATAATTAGCATGATCCGGTGTGTGGCAATTACTTTATTCAAGCTCATCCTACCATAAACGATTCTCTCCCTAGGAAGGCAAACTTGCGAATGTGTGCAAACAAATGTATAGTAATTACAGTAGCCTCCCATGTTGTCAAGTTCAACATGACGGATTATGAGCCCTAATGTGTTGCGCAACACAAGTAATGAGGTATTGAAAGTGAACGGATGACATTACACGTGTTCTGTCAACTTGATTTACAGTGGTTTCAGATGTTATCGCGGAGATTTGATCAGATCGGGTATCAAACGGATTGCGTCTGTTTTCAGATGAACTCTAGAGCTGAGAGGAGAGTTATAAAATATGTACTACATAGATCTGTCTTGTTTATAAACATATGCTATATCAGACAATTCTATAAAAGCCGACCCAGTATGTCTACAAATTAAACTtccatttttatcattttgagCATTATCTTCATTAAGGGAGAAAAAGTAGATCTTCCtgaaatcagatttttcttctatgaattttaaaatcattcaGGTTCAATTCGAAAAGCATCCTatcaaaagatttttga comes from Caenorhabditis elegans chromosome X and encodes:
- the vwa-8 gene encoding VWFA domain-containing protein (Confirmed by transcript evidence), which translates into the protein MITRVSLLRLQHARKVLTTTASTSSKPSTLTIGSVSVQLQDAKNPDFVPAFYGQKNNPPQDLLPHLRWLIQKDKLKQDVFLLGVPGKIRLELVLRYLEATNREFEYLPITRDTTEADIKQRREIRDGTAYYTDLCAVRAALKGRVLVIDGVERAERNVLPILNNLLENREMQLDDGRFLMKHDKYDELKVKYDEATLKKMGMERVSENFHVIALGLPVPRFPGNSLDPPFRSRFQCRNIQELSFHTFLEQAKLIAPNVSETNLNDLISVVYAYNSEASTSRPRIGTAVVENTLKIWNENPSYSAGEIVNFSYPAKEVLSDSEKDLINTFKTKFELSTHERTRELKTDGALHTVQVPADKRKIQMKLPTPSHPTSFASTWIPTAKQENLIADLALAFSKGDFILIGPKGSGKSRILGELSRRLNFNYVTMVLHQDMNTRELIQRRHMKENGDTVWEDSILVTAARNGDVCVLDGVEMVHSSVIMSLSQLIYHRRFDLPNGNRLVGEKEFLTIMERDGVDEATMNERGVFQIPDSFRVLFVGESQSKEHKWINENVLSILPFYTVPNLSLSEQMSIISEITHGSNTESVDKLIKFVQTIKNSNDAGLKNTATSLSLRRLIHIAKRDLMQPGHLRELVEKAALSKFLPQITKETFEHELNTANVFNDTTIRTKENEKFLDMIRANTIKAEDEALIPNVLFHHNKQHDEILEDMARDMKLGSHLLLIGNQGVGKNKLTDRFLHLINRPRQYMQLHRDTTVQTLTMQTVVENGIIRHEDSALVKAARSGQILVIDEADKAPLHVIAILKSLLDTGTLVLGDGRTLRPASSFTEADKTNDRIVPIHPNFRIIMLANRPGFPFLGNNLFAVLGDLFAIHMIDHPGRDSELAMIKKFGPTVPVKTLNQLLTIFNELREKTDQGLLQYPYSTRELVNIVRHCNEFPTDPLPEVCRNVFDFDSYSEDTIATIHEVFQKHGVPLGVIRTGESLSIMERIPLGEMKTIGKWSRQKVEFPKSYGFKTPVAVEIERPEKMEFGLRKLDKQSNRNNVFSELHCVWKLPTDESNIISDGIRINDDLLVASVNPPRLYHCKDFMDTESVDEINIHKIIPRFRAINKPRIRLAYLGGDNVLLHEEEANFTAIISLPDKMAAVVTKQTSLGETLGAMFTGSNYSWRLSNQQSNHALLYECGGREMLVYTDEKHGVTVQNGTVPFNIKRVFASAPQQWTVVSMENENYLLKVELGNFTLEKIDNDLEGGLDTVATKLDKNAMTLVAEPYYFVQGNHSGSVSGVLRKKSENTFHKRPYSFTDDRIAANDVSRENAFLGSTLVRAVPGFMTPTECVEEKIRPFDCIGFLETIDTERKKICYVPVPHSGNISLYQDWVASITKSAFHIVPWDNDKVLTVDSSGSIRSFELRMSTLEKSFDDWKRMTGGADDEKLRMEFDRKPDDVDFNKLDEPKLGKIDPNNAPHHGGNQWMGGTGGYNTAGLGGIGGPFRLDAGHDVHQMPDFAKQQVPKHILKKAREIAKVEYAKKLREINMSEYDADAYEKVWNKVQAPSRKLASVIDQLEAKKKEREWTKHQTSGDLDDGKLIEGVTGEQNIYRRRIDKVPDPGAPQTKPKRLKVCLDVSGSMYRFNGYDQRLVKSLEAALMTMTALDGKTDKVQYDIIGHSGDSPCVSFVKTDHHPKNNKERLDTLKRMIAHTQYCVSGDNTVESLQFAIKELAAKKDDFDETVVILVSDANLERYGIQPKELKDAMAKEPNINSFVIFIGSLSDEADQLQRELPVGKAFVLKDTSELPKIMETIFSSTIAQ